In Alkalihalobacterium alkalinitrilicum, a genomic segment contains:
- a CDS encoding acetyl-CoA carboxylase biotin carboxyl carrier protein subunit, with protein MIVKANMGGNLWKLLVSKGDQVEAGQEVAILESMKMEIPITSSYSGTVVDVVKNEGEFVQEDEGLIVLK; from the coding sequence ATGATCGTTAAAGCAAATATGGGTGGGAACTTATGGAAGTTACTAGTTTCAAAGGGAGACCAAGTAGAAGCTGGGCAAGAAGTAGCAATCTTAGAATCAATGAAAATGGAGATTCCTATTACATCAAGTTATTCAGGAACAGTAGTCGATGTGGTAAAAAATGAAGGTGAGTTTGTTCAAGAAGATGAAGGACTAATCGTATTAAAATAG
- a CDS encoding acyl-CoA carboxylase subunit beta, protein MTNHEKEKSMLDVRERIENGGGEKYRNRVKSQNKMLVRERLDLLFDEGSLKEEWIFAKCLDPSLAADAIITGLGKINGRKVAFLAADPTVKAGSWGEKSVEKMIRTQELAMKLKIPMLYMIDSAGGRITDQIKIFPGYRHSGKIFYNMIKMSGMVPQICINFGPSPAGSAYIPSFADFVVMVDKNASAYLGSTRMVEMVIGEKVTMEEMGGARLHCSTSGLGDVLAKDERDAIEITKKYLSYMPQNYKEKVEGAEPALPKMGPSIKEIIPKDMNRPFDMVHLIERVVDENSWFEIKELFAQELVVGFGRMDGKTVGIVANQPKVKGGTLFVDSADKGARFVTLCNAFNIPLLFLADVPGYMVGSAVEKKGIIRHGAKMLTAVSEATVPKMTVIVRKCYGAGLYAMCGPAYDPETVIALPSASIAIMGPEAAINAVYYNKIQELPEEERQEYILQKREEYSEDINIYALGSEMIINEIIPFDQLRDEVIERFDYYSTKDITFGEKKCPVHPV, encoded by the coding sequence ATGACAAATCATGAAAAAGAAAAAAGTATGTTGGATGTTAGGGAAAGAATTGAAAATGGTGGTGGAGAAAAGTACCGAAACCGTGTGAAATCTCAAAATAAAATGTTAGTTCGTGAACGTTTAGACCTACTATTTGACGAGGGTTCCCTTAAAGAGGAATGGATCTTTGCTAAATGTCTGGACCCTAGTCTTGCTGCTGATGCAATCATTACAGGTTTAGGGAAAATTAATGGTCGTAAGGTTGCCTTTTTAGCTGCGGATCCTACCGTTAAAGCAGGTTCATGGGGAGAGAAGTCAGTTGAAAAAATGATAAGAACTCAAGAACTAGCCATGAAATTAAAAATTCCTATGTTATATATGATTGATTCAGCAGGTGGTCGAATTACAGATCAAATCAAAATTTTCCCAGGATACAGACACAGTGGAAAGATTTTTTATAACATGATTAAAATGTCTGGTATGGTTCCGCAAATTTGCATCAATTTCGGACCTTCTCCAGCTGGATCGGCCTATATCCCATCATTCGCAGATTTTGTAGTTATGGTTGATAAAAATGCTAGTGCATATTTAGGTTCCACGCGAATGGTTGAAATGGTAATCGGAGAAAAAGTAACCATGGAGGAAATGGGTGGAGCTAGGTTGCATTGTTCGACTAGTGGTTTAGGAGATGTATTAGCAAAGGATGAGCGAGATGCTATAGAAATCACGAAAAAGTACCTTTCTTATATGCCACAAAATTACAAGGAAAAGGTTGAAGGTGCCGAACCTGCATTACCTAAAATGGGTCCTTCAATAAAGGAAATCATTCCTAAAGATATGAACCGGCCATTTGATATGGTTCATTTAATTGAAAGAGTTGTAGATGAAAATAGTTGGTTTGAAATAAAAGAACTGTTTGCACAAGAGTTAGTTGTTGGCTTTGGAAGGATGGACGGGAAAACCGTAGGTATTGTTGCCAATCAACCGAAAGTTAAAGGTGGGACATTATTTGTAGATTCCGCGGATAAGGGTGCTAGATTTGTAACTTTATGTAATGCATTTAATATTCCATTACTATTCTTAGCGGATGTACCTGGTTACATGGTAGGTTCTGCTGTTGAAAAGAAAGGAATTATACGACATGGAGCTAAGATGTTAACTGCTGTTTCTGAAGCAACGGTTCCAAAAATGACAGTAATTGTACGGAAATGTTACGGTGCTGGTTTATATGCAATGTGTGGTCCAGCTTACGACCCAGAAACCGTTATTGCCCTTCCGTCAGCTTCCATTGCAATTATGGGACCTGAAGCCGCTATTAATGCAGTTTATTATAACAAAATTCAGGAACTACCAGAAGAAGAACGCCAAGAGTATATCCTTCAGAAAAGGGAGGAATATTCAGAGGATATTAATATTTATGCATTGGGCTCAGAAATGATCATTAATGAAATTATTCCATTTGATCAACTAAGAGACGAAGTAATTGAACGGTTTGATTATTATTCTACAAAAGATATAACATTCGGTGAGAAAAAATGTCCGGTTCATCCGGTATAA
- a CDS encoding SDR family oxidoreductase, with amino-acid sequence MEVFSKSLLSEKVAIVTGGGTGIGKEIAKHLGTTGAKVVITGRREHVLQETAEEFRHLGIEVSTISTDIRDPEQVKNLVEHTVECFGRVDILINNAGGQFPKKAEELSPNGWNAVINNNLNGTFYVTQEVSKQFMKQGTGGSITNILVNFLHRGAPGIAHSVAARSGIYGMMKTLALEWAKHNIRINSIGPGLFVTEGMSEEMASFAGSDFISNVTEDVPLKRTGKLEELGWLVTYISSPAAEYITGEYIIIDGGNSLGRGITFLPY; translated from the coding sequence GTGGAAGTATTTTCAAAGTCCTTATTAAGTGAAAAAGTTGCAATAGTTACTGGTGGTGGTACGGGAATAGGAAAGGAAATAGCTAAACATCTTGGAACGACTGGGGCAAAGGTAGTCATAACAGGTCGTAGAGAACATGTATTACAAGAAACAGCAGAAGAATTTCGTCATTTAGGAATTGAAGTATCTACTATTTCAACAGATATACGCGATCCTGAGCAAGTCAAAAATTTAGTAGAGCATACGGTTGAATGCTTTGGCAGAGTTGATATATTAATCAACAATGCAGGCGGGCAATTTCCAAAAAAAGCAGAAGAACTGTCACCAAATGGGTGGAATGCAGTGATTAATAATAATTTAAATGGGACGTTTTATGTCACTCAAGAAGTTTCTAAACAATTTATGAAACAAGGGACGGGTGGGAGTATCACCAATATATTAGTTAACTTTCTTCATCGTGGGGCTCCTGGAATTGCCCATTCTGTTGCCGCTCGAAGTGGGATTTATGGAATGATGAAAACGCTCGCATTAGAGTGGGCAAAGCATAATATACGAATTAACTCGATTGGACCTGGTTTATTTGTCACCGAGGGAATGAGCGAAGAAATGGCAAGCTTTGCGGGGTCTGATTTTATAAGTAATGTTACGGAGGATGTCCCTTTAAAGCGTACAGGGAAATTGGAAGAATTAGGCTGGTTAGTAACCTATATATCTAGTCCAGCCGCAGAATACATTACAGGCGAATATATCATTATCGACGGAGGTAACTCGCTAGGGAGAGGTATTACTTTTCTTCCATACTAA
- a CDS encoding phosphate acyltransferase, producing the protein MWSETLIEQLSNRNKKPVRILFPEGDDIRVQKACQVILNKKLAQPILFTNSNIQGIETVWETGWETGNKKLEIAAEWLKEGRVDGVISGACYESGEVIRVGLKKIGLKNGRKRITGIFVVDTGLRTVGNDGVLLFTDPIVIPQPTTEDLMEIIKGATELWELIFSDVDPKVALLDFMTCNGHFEKVNKQSVMDLKKTFPGIHFDGPLQVDAAIVPEVALTKAPKSDIAGRANILIFPDLKSGNIGYKLVERLGGAKAFSYLTGFEKSWNDLSRGCRWEDVVVSSCLSILEINSKKTSL; encoded by the coding sequence ATGTGGTCTGAGACATTAATAGAGCAACTTTCTAATCGTAATAAGAAACCAGTCCGAATTCTGTTTCCTGAAGGTGATGATATACGAGTTCAAAAAGCGTGCCAAGTCATTTTAAATAAAAAGCTAGCACAGCCGATCTTATTTACCAACTCTAATATCCAAGGAATAGAAACCGTTTGGGAAACAGGTTGGGAAACTGGGAATAAGAAACTAGAAATAGCAGCAGAGTGGTTGAAAGAAGGTAGAGTAGATGGTGTGATTTCTGGAGCATGCTATGAGAGTGGCGAAGTGATCCGTGTAGGTCTGAAGAAAATAGGTTTAAAGAATGGTAGAAAACGAATTACAGGGATATTTGTTGTAGATACAGGGTTACGAACTGTGGGCAACGATGGTGTCTTATTATTTACAGATCCCATCGTTATCCCACAGCCAACAACTGAGGATCTGATGGAAATAATTAAAGGGGCGACAGAGCTATGGGAATTAATATTTTCAGACGTTGATCCCAAAGTAGCCTTACTTGATTTTATGACTTGTAATGGTCACTTTGAAAAGGTTAATAAACAATCTGTAATGGATTTAAAGAAAACTTTTCCAGGAATCCATTTTGATGGACCATTGCAAGTGGATGCAGCCATTGTTCCTGAAGTGGCGTTAACCAAAGCCCCAAAAAGTGATATTGCGGGGAGAGCTAATATATTAATATTCCCTGATCTTAAATCAGGAAATATAGGATATAAACTTGTTGAGAGGTTAGGTGGGGCCAAAGCTTTTTCCTATTTAACAGGTTTTGAAAAGAGTTGGAATGATTTATCGAGAGGTTGTCGCTGGGAAGATGTTGTCGTATCGTCATGTCTTTCAATATTAGAAATTAATAGTAAGAAAACATCATTGTAA